In Populus alba chromosome 9, ASM523922v2, whole genome shotgun sequence, a genomic segment contains:
- the LOC118035154 gene encoding RNA-binding protein Y14 — protein sequence MANTEAEAVDFEPEDDDLMDEDGAVDVDASSSPRAPLPKIKSAITGGSASPSLSAPKKTKGRGFREEVDTERQSRFSGRGFDSLGSDGGPGPQRSVEGWIILVSGVHEEAQDDHLQEAFGEFGEIKNLHLNLDRRTGFVKGYALIEYENFEQAENAIASMNGGTLLEQVINVDWAFSNGPSNWALKRKNMRPGRTHRSRSPRRRY from the exons ATGGCAAACACGGAGGCAGAAGCGGTGGATTTTGAGCCAGAGGACGATGATTTGATGGACGAAGACGGTGCCGTCGACGTCGACGCCTCCTCCTCGCCGCGAGCTCCACTTCCGAAGATAAAGTCGGCTATTACCGGAGGCAGCGCGTCTCCTTCACTCTCCGCTCCTAAAAAGACTAAAGGCCGTGGATTTAGAGAAGAGGTTGATACTGAGAGACAGAGCCGATTCTCCGGTCGTGGATTTGATTCCCTCGGTTCTGATGGTGGGCCTGGCCCCCAGCGGT CTGTTGAAGGATGGATAATTTTGGTGAGTGGAGTTCACGAGGAAGCACAAGATGATCATTTGCAAGAAGCTTTTGGTGAGTTTGGAGAAATAAAGAATTTGCATTTGAATCTTGATCGCCGCACCGGTTTTGTTAAG GGCTATGCGCTGATAGAATATGAGAATTTTGAGCAAGCAGAGAATGCAATAGCTTCAATGAACGGGGGGACATTGCTTGAACAGGTTATCAATGTTGACTGGGCCTTCAGCAATGGTCCCAGCAATTGGGCCTTAAAGAGAAAGAATATGAG ACCTGGACGAACACATCGCTCAAGGAGTCCTAGGAGGAGATACTAA
- the LOC118035153 gene encoding uncharacterized protein isoform X2, producing MYLDSGPIITRFSHAIMPLFHLIFLILVLLTSSFGSYSWCPHNYAPQNNRKFEQKTDRFWEFQEQSKTWVEVELPYDLVSCVNDNCTKVGSIHPVTRDAEEQLERQNDVTKKTGSLKRKDGDGGKEQNSEIALPLRKRISLTKMSESSIWVTGESGSIYERFWNGVQWVIAPHDLPVLVGHAICIFIVNQSILALSESGILFQMRLSEHSQPIWTEFTPTLDESTNKEAGQSSSIPIKSGVISHDGLKIYFCTKNGSLLELSEAEPPSSTGDLYEYDRRSKPSWKKHIWTEGKVEDASLMPSMGCTLHGLSGDYSISLFLLTKGGKLVERRLNQRKWKWIVHGSPKDHQLTSITPGLQDETNEKFLSLFFTTSSGSVFEYRISKQSGTDQGNQIPEAWSGHMHPPHAKVASGISGLQVQVGRIVFALHDGRLAELHLPGLGGENTGPNHQVNLQKKISIKYVWSILDAPETEGWNAEYCREERGPMNCLEGIKDEPNDQGITRSMARRRKGSQAQQDYLFAGANGPKKVSKEYRFPDNWINTNFRLRMMHGGKSFFLITDGGLTFEYIYAENLWLWLRHDHPTPMKGALGNYNGSLFLVDIYGSLLIRERSGEGLAWVNCTAMKNLGHVIGGPPWDGIPGKALKVTEEDAIFLVSKNGRLLQFTVALRKFKWKDCQNPPNTKVASIVDQELFRDNIVFVIGRNGKLYQYNKVTELWHEHYQSQHLILSRLPGTAMRASSQSLTGSLFMLSEDGGLVEYHWNTGVGWNWIEHGTPNKGVTLITSPSPCFEGNQLFLVGSDGKVYVRYMDKMTWRWKNYGFPYLGKLMDEDQTQEGGNDDNEEVCMDKDFAASLENVAEKYIDYNRNCDPKVAPTRPIPFSDDSVIFELKDRRLAEMRRVEGTHWVWSRTIGTPTTLCMANYWTAVAS from the exons ATGTATCTGGATTCTGGCCCTATTATCACCAGATTCTCCCATGCCATTATGCCTttgtttcatttaatatttctcATCTTGGTCCTCTTGACATCGAgctttggttcttattcttgGTGCCCACATAACTATGCTCcacaaaataatagaaaatttgaGCAGAAAACTGATCGTTTCTGGGAGTTCCAGGAGCAATCGAAAACATGGGTTGAAGTGGAGCTGCCATATGACCTTGTCTCTTGTGTTAATGACAACTGCACTAAAGTTGGTTCAATTCATCCGGTTACAAGAGATGCAGAAGAGCAGTTAGAAAGACAAAATGATGTTACCAAGAAAACTGGGAGTCTGAAAAGGAAGGATGGGGATGGAGGAAAAGAACAGAATTCTGAGATTGCTCTGCCATTGAGGAAGAGGATTTCGTTGACCAAAATGTCTGAGTCATCCATTTGGGTAACTGGTGAAAGTGGTTCTATCTATGAGAGGTTCTGGAATGGAGTCCAGTGGGTGATAGCACCCCATGATCTACCAGTATTGGTTGGTCATGCAATCTGTATCTTTATTGTCAATCAAAGTATTCTTGCTCTATCAGAATCAGGAATCCTATTTCAG aTGAGACTCAGTGAGCACTCACAGCCAATTTGGACAGAGTTCACACCTACTCTCGATGAAAGCACAAATAAAGAAGCAGGACAAAGTTCATCGATCCCAATAAAGTCAGGCGTCATTTCACATGATGGGTT GAAAATTTATTTCTGCACAAAGAATGGCTCGTTATTAGAACTTAGTGAGGCAGAACCTCCAAG TTCTACAGGTGATCTCTACGAATACGATAGGAGGTCAAAACCATCATGGAAGAAGCATATATGGACAGAAGGGAAAGTTGAAGATGCTTCTCTGATGCCATCGATGGGATGCACACTACATGGCTTGAGTGGAGACTActccatctctctttttcttttaactaaG GGTGGTAAATTGGTAGAGAGACGATTGAACCAAAGGAAGTGGAAATGGATAGTCCATGGAAGTCCCAAAGATCATCAGTTGACATCTATCACACCAGGTCTACAAGATGAGACAAATGAAAAATTCTTGTCGTTATTTTTCACCACATCCTCTGGATCGGTTTTTGAGTATCGAATATCAAAACAGTCAG GCACTGATCAGGGAAACCAAATTCCTGAGGCATGGTCGGGTCATATGCATCCCCCGCATGCAAAAGTTGCAAGTGGAATTTCTGGGTTACAAGTCCAAGTTGGCAGAATAGTTTTCGCACTGCATGATGGTAGACTTGCAGAATTGCATCTACCTGGACTAGGTGGAGAAAATACAGGACCGAATCATCAAGTCAATCTccaaaaaaagatatcaattaaATATGTATGGTCAATATTAGATGCTCCAGAGACTGAAGGGTGGAATGCTGAGTATTGCAGAGAAGAACGTGGACCGATGAACTGTCTTGAAGGCATAAAAGATGAGCCAAATGATCAAGGAATTACAAGATCAATGGCAAGAAGGCGAAAGGGAAGTCAAGCACAACAAGATTACCTATTTGCAGGTGCTAATGGACCAAAGAAAGTTTCGAAAGAATATAGATTCCCAGATAATTGGATCAACACTAACTTTCGTCTGCGAATGATGCATGGAGGCAAATCATTTTTCCTTATTACTGATGGTGGTTTGacttttgaatatatttatgcTGAAAATTTATGGCTTTGGCTAAGGCATGACCACCCAACACCAATGAAAGGTGCCCTTGGAAACTACAATGGAAGTCTGTTTTTGGTAGACATTTATGGGAGTCTGCTTATAAGAGAAAGAAGCGGTGAGGGGCTAGCATGGGTGAATTGCACTGCCATGAAGAATCTCGGACATGTTATCGGAGGCCCTCCATGGGATGGGATTCCAGGTAAAGCTCTGAAAGTTACAGAAGAAGATGCAATCTTCTTAGTGAGCAAAAATGGAAGACTACTGCAGTTCACA GTTGCCCTGAGGAAATTCAAATGGAAAGATTGTCAAAACCCTCCAAATACCAAAGTTGCAAGTATTGTTGATCAGGAGCTGTTCCGGGACAACATAGTGTTTGTCATCGGAAGGAATGGAAAGCTATACCAGTATAACAAAGTGACTGAATTGTGGCATGAGCATTATCAGTCGcaacatttgattttatcaaGACTGCCTGGAACTGCTATGAGGGCATCATCACAATCACTTACAGGCTCACTATTTATGCTTTCAGAAGATGGTGGACTGGTTGAATATCATTGGAATACCGGTGTTGGATGGAATTGGATTGAACATGGAACACCTAATAAAGGTGTAACCTTGATCACTTCCCCTAGCCCATGCTTTGAAGGTAATCAACTTTTTCTTGTTGGTTCGGATGGAAAAGTGTACGTTAGGTATATGGACAAAATGACATGGAGATGGAAAAACTATGGCTTCCCATATTTGGGAAAATTAATGGACGAAGATCAAACACAAGAGGGTGGAAATGATGATAATGAAGAAGTTTGCATGGATAAAGATTTTGCAGCTAGCTTGGAGAATGTTGCAGAGAAGTATATTGATTATAATAGAAACTGTGACCCAAAG GTAGCACCAACAAGGCCAATCCCATTTTCTGATGATTCAGTTATCTTCGAGCTCAAGGATAGAAGA TTGGCAGAGATGCGAAGAGTGGAGGGCACACATTGGGTATGGTCACGCACTATTGGCACTCCAACAACCTTATGCATGGCCAATTATTGGACGGCTGTGGCTTCTTGA
- the LOC118035153 gene encoding uncharacterized protein isoform X1, which yields MYLDSGPIITRFSHAIMPLFHLIFLILVLLTSSFGSYSWCPHNYAPQNNRKFEQKTDRFWEFQEQSKTWVEVELPYDLVSCVNDNCTKVGSIHPVTRDAEEQLERQNDVTKKTGSLKRKDGDGGKEQNSEIALPLRKRISLTKMSESSIWVTGESGSIYERFWNGVQWVIAPHDLPVLVGHAICIFIVNQSILALSESGILFQMRLSEHSQPIWTEFTPTLDESTNKEAGQSSSIPIKSGVISHDGLKIYFCTKNGSLLELSEAEPPRWENHGRPPGADVAAIAAVATIRPEVVYTVSSTGDLYEYDRRSKPSWKKHIWTEGKVEDASLMPSMGCTLHGLSGDYSISLFLLTKGGKLVERRLNQRKWKWIVHGSPKDHQLTSITPGLQDETNEKFLSLFFTTSSGSVFEYRISKQSGTDQGNQIPEAWSGHMHPPHAKVASGISGLQVQVGRIVFALHDGRLAELHLPGLGGENTGPNHQVNLQKKISIKYVWSILDAPETEGWNAEYCREERGPMNCLEGIKDEPNDQGITRSMARRRKGSQAQQDYLFAGANGPKKVSKEYRFPDNWINTNFRLRMMHGGKSFFLITDGGLTFEYIYAENLWLWLRHDHPTPMKGALGNYNGSLFLVDIYGSLLIRERSGEGLAWVNCTAMKNLGHVIGGPPWDGIPGKALKVTEEDAIFLVSKNGRLLQFTVALRKFKWKDCQNPPNTKVASIVDQELFRDNIVFVIGRNGKLYQYNKVTELWHEHYQSQHLILSRLPGTAMRASSQSLTGSLFMLSEDGGLVEYHWNTGVGWNWIEHGTPNKGVTLITSPSPCFEGNQLFLVGSDGKVYVRYMDKMTWRWKNYGFPYLGKLMDEDQTQEGGNDDNEEVCMDKDFAASLENVAEKYIDYNRNCDPKVAPTRPIPFSDDSVIFELKDRRLAEMRRVEGTHWVWSRTIGTPTTLCMANYWTAVAS from the exons ATGTATCTGGATTCTGGCCCTATTATCACCAGATTCTCCCATGCCATTATGCCTttgtttcatttaatatttctcATCTTGGTCCTCTTGACATCGAgctttggttcttattcttgGTGCCCACATAACTATGCTCcacaaaataatagaaaatttgaGCAGAAAACTGATCGTTTCTGGGAGTTCCAGGAGCAATCGAAAACATGGGTTGAAGTGGAGCTGCCATATGACCTTGTCTCTTGTGTTAATGACAACTGCACTAAAGTTGGTTCAATTCATCCGGTTACAAGAGATGCAGAAGAGCAGTTAGAAAGACAAAATGATGTTACCAAGAAAACTGGGAGTCTGAAAAGGAAGGATGGGGATGGAGGAAAAGAACAGAATTCTGAGATTGCTCTGCCATTGAGGAAGAGGATTTCGTTGACCAAAATGTCTGAGTCATCCATTTGGGTAACTGGTGAAAGTGGTTCTATCTATGAGAGGTTCTGGAATGGAGTCCAGTGGGTGATAGCACCCCATGATCTACCAGTATTGGTTGGTCATGCAATCTGTATCTTTATTGTCAATCAAAGTATTCTTGCTCTATCAGAATCAGGAATCCTATTTCAG aTGAGACTCAGTGAGCACTCACAGCCAATTTGGACAGAGTTCACACCTACTCTCGATGAAAGCACAAATAAAGAAGCAGGACAAAGTTCATCGATCCCAATAAAGTCAGGCGTCATTTCACATGATGGGTT GAAAATTTATTTCTGCACAAAGAATGGCTCGTTATTAGAACTTAGTGAGGCAGAACCTCCAAG ATGGGAAAATCACGGGCGACCACCTGGTGCAGATGTTGCAGCAATTGCTGCTGTTGCTACTATTAGACCAGAAGTAGTATATACCGTAAG TTCTACAGGTGATCTCTACGAATACGATAGGAGGTCAAAACCATCATGGAAGAAGCATATATGGACAGAAGGGAAAGTTGAAGATGCTTCTCTGATGCCATCGATGGGATGCACACTACATGGCTTGAGTGGAGACTActccatctctctttttcttttaactaaG GGTGGTAAATTGGTAGAGAGACGATTGAACCAAAGGAAGTGGAAATGGATAGTCCATGGAAGTCCCAAAGATCATCAGTTGACATCTATCACACCAGGTCTACAAGATGAGACAAATGAAAAATTCTTGTCGTTATTTTTCACCACATCCTCTGGATCGGTTTTTGAGTATCGAATATCAAAACAGTCAG GCACTGATCAGGGAAACCAAATTCCTGAGGCATGGTCGGGTCATATGCATCCCCCGCATGCAAAAGTTGCAAGTGGAATTTCTGGGTTACAAGTCCAAGTTGGCAGAATAGTTTTCGCACTGCATGATGGTAGACTTGCAGAATTGCATCTACCTGGACTAGGTGGAGAAAATACAGGACCGAATCATCAAGTCAATCTccaaaaaaagatatcaattaaATATGTATGGTCAATATTAGATGCTCCAGAGACTGAAGGGTGGAATGCTGAGTATTGCAGAGAAGAACGTGGACCGATGAACTGTCTTGAAGGCATAAAAGATGAGCCAAATGATCAAGGAATTACAAGATCAATGGCAAGAAGGCGAAAGGGAAGTCAAGCACAACAAGATTACCTATTTGCAGGTGCTAATGGACCAAAGAAAGTTTCGAAAGAATATAGATTCCCAGATAATTGGATCAACACTAACTTTCGTCTGCGAATGATGCATGGAGGCAAATCATTTTTCCTTATTACTGATGGTGGTTTGacttttgaatatatttatgcTGAAAATTTATGGCTTTGGCTAAGGCATGACCACCCAACACCAATGAAAGGTGCCCTTGGAAACTACAATGGAAGTCTGTTTTTGGTAGACATTTATGGGAGTCTGCTTATAAGAGAAAGAAGCGGTGAGGGGCTAGCATGGGTGAATTGCACTGCCATGAAGAATCTCGGACATGTTATCGGAGGCCCTCCATGGGATGGGATTCCAGGTAAAGCTCTGAAAGTTACAGAAGAAGATGCAATCTTCTTAGTGAGCAAAAATGGAAGACTACTGCAGTTCACA GTTGCCCTGAGGAAATTCAAATGGAAAGATTGTCAAAACCCTCCAAATACCAAAGTTGCAAGTATTGTTGATCAGGAGCTGTTCCGGGACAACATAGTGTTTGTCATCGGAAGGAATGGAAAGCTATACCAGTATAACAAAGTGACTGAATTGTGGCATGAGCATTATCAGTCGcaacatttgattttatcaaGACTGCCTGGAACTGCTATGAGGGCATCATCACAATCACTTACAGGCTCACTATTTATGCTTTCAGAAGATGGTGGACTGGTTGAATATCATTGGAATACCGGTGTTGGATGGAATTGGATTGAACATGGAACACCTAATAAAGGTGTAACCTTGATCACTTCCCCTAGCCCATGCTTTGAAGGTAATCAACTTTTTCTTGTTGGTTCGGATGGAAAAGTGTACGTTAGGTATATGGACAAAATGACATGGAGATGGAAAAACTATGGCTTCCCATATTTGGGAAAATTAATGGACGAAGATCAAACACAAGAGGGTGGAAATGATGATAATGAAGAAGTTTGCATGGATAAAGATTTTGCAGCTAGCTTGGAGAATGTTGCAGAGAAGTATATTGATTATAATAGAAACTGTGACCCAAAG GTAGCACCAACAAGGCCAATCCCATTTTCTGATGATTCAGTTATCTTCGAGCTCAAGGATAGAAGA TTGGCAGAGATGCGAAGAGTGGAGGGCACACATTGGGTATGGTCACGCACTATTGGCACTCCAACAACCTTATGCATGGCCAATTATTGGACGGCTGTGGCTTCTTGA
- the LOC118035152 gene encoding ABC transporter G family member 15, with product MEIEVARNSYGGTGKNFCDGASSCAYQDKVASDWGGERGVYLVWEDLTVVLPNFGNGHTKRLLQGLRGYAEPGRITAIMGPSGSGKSTLLDSLAGRLSRNVIMSGTVLFNGKKRRLDAGVAYVTQEDVLLGTLTVRETITYSANLRLPKTMTKGEIDDVVEATIMEMGLQECSDRVVGNWHLRGLSGGEKKRLSIALEILTRPRLLFLDEPTSGLDSASAFFVIQTLRNIARDGRTVISSIHQPSSEVFALFDDLFLLSSGETVYFGDAKMAVEFFAEAGFPCPRRRNPSDHFLRCINSDFDVITATLKGSQRIRDVPNSADPLINLATAEIKARLVEKYRRSNISQKVKAKVKDISAIEGLEVDIRSGSDASWWKQLSTLTRRSFVNMSRDVGYYWARIVIYVVVSICVGTIYYDVGYGYTAILARVACGGFITGFMTFMSIGGFPSFIEEMKVFYREKLNGYYGVTVFILSNYLSSFPFLVSIALLSGTICYYLVKFRSGFNHYVFFCLNIFGSISVIESLMMVIASLVPNFLMGLITGSGIIGIMMMTSGFFRLLPDLPKPFWRYPVSYINYGAWGIQGAYKNDFLGLEFDPLVPGDPKIPGEFVITQMFGIPLDYSKWWDLSAIYLILVGYRILFFIVLKLKERALPFVENLYSKRTLQILEKRPSFRKAPSFSSRRHQPLNSLSSQEGLSSPLN from the exons ATGGAGATAGAGGTGGCAAGAAATAGTTATGGCGGTACTGGTAAAAACTTTTGTGACGGTGCTAGCAGTTGCGCGTATCAAGATAAGGTGGCGTCGGACTGGGGTGGGGAGAGGGGGGTGTATTTGGTGTGGGAGGATCTGACGGTGGTGTTACCGAATTTTGGAAATGGCCACACAAAGAGGTTGCTTCAAGGACTTAGAGGGTATGCTGAACCAGGTAGGATCACGGCTATTATGGGTCCGTCTGGGTCTGGAAAATCCACTCTTCTTGATTCACTagcag GTAGGCTGTCAAGAAATGTGATAATGAGTGGAACGGTTCTCTTCAATGGGAAGAAGAGGAGGCTAGACGCTGGTGTT GCTTATGTGACACAGGAGGATGTGTTATTAGGAACTCTTACAGTCAGAGAAACGATCACTTACTCTGCAAATCTAAGGCTTCCAAAAACAATGACCAAAGGGGAGATTGATGATGTCGTAGAAGCAACAATAATGGAAATGGGTCTCCAAGAATGTTCTGATCGGGTGGTCGGAAACTGGCATTTGAGAGGCTTAAGTGGTGGTGAAAAGAAGAGATTAAGCATTGCACTAGAAATCCTGACAAGGCCACGTCTCTTGTTTCTTGATGAACCTACAAGTGGTCTCGACAGTGCCTCAGCTTTCTTTGTAATTCAAACACTTAGAAATATAGCTCGCGATGGAAGGACGGTTATATCATCCATTCACCAGCCAAGTAGTGAAGTTTTTGCGCTCTTTGATGATCTTTTCTTACTCTCCAGTGGTGAAACTGTATATTTTGGGGATGCAAAGATGGCTGTTGAG TTCTTTGCTGAAGCTGGATTTCCATGTCCAAGAAGGAGAAATCCTTCTGATCATTTCCTACGCTGCATAAATTCAGACTTTGATGTCATAACAGCTACACTGAAAGGATCTCAAAGAATTCGT GATGTCCCAAATTCAGCAGACCCTTTGATTAATTTGGCAACAGCAGAGATCAAAGCAAGACTTGTTGAGAAATATAGGCGCTCGAATATTTCACAAAAGGTCAAAGCAAAGGTCAAGGATATATCAGCTATT GAAGGACTAGAAGTTGATATTCGAAGTGGAAGTGATGCAAGCTGGTGGAAACAACTTTCGACACTGACCCGAAGATCGTTTGTGAACATGTCCAGAGATGTGGGGTATTACTGGGCAAGGATAGTGATCTACGTAGTTGTTTCCATCTGTGTTGGTACAATCTATTATGATGTTGGATATGGCTACACCGCAATCTTAGCCAGAGTAGCTTGTGGTGGATTTATAACAGGCTTCATGACTTTTATGTCTATCGGAGGCTTCCCTTCTTTCATTGAAGAAATGAAG GTCTTTTATCGAGAAAAGCTCAATGGCTATTATGGGGTTACAGTGTTTATCCTGTCCAATTACTTATCCTCTTTCCCATTCTTGGTTTCGATCGCGCTCCTCTCCGGGACCATATGTTATTACTTGGTGAAATTTCGATCGGGATTTAATCATTATGTGTTCTTCTGTCTCAATATCTTCGGCTCCATTTCTGTAATAGAGAGCCTGATGATGGTTATCGCTTCACTGGTCCCTAATTTCTTGATGGGACTTATTACAGGGTCCGGAATCATT GGAATCATGATGATGACCTCTGGTTTCTTCAGATTGCTGCCTGATCTTCCGAAACCATTCTGGCGCTACCCAGTTTCGTATATCAATTATGGAGCCTGGGGAATTCAG GGTGCCTACAAGAATGATTTCCTCGGACTCGAGTTTGATCCTCTAGTACCTGGTGATCCAAAAATCCCTGGAGAATTTGTGATCACACAGATGTTTGGCATCCCCCTAGATTATTCGAAGTGGTGGGATTTATCTGCTATTTATCTCATTCTCGTAGGCTATCGGATTCTTTTCTTCATCGTTCTCAAGCTCAAGGAGAGAGCTTTGCCATTCGTTGAGAATCTTTACTCGAAGAGAACCTTGCAGATACTTGAAAAGAGGCCTTCGTTTAGGAAGGCACCATCTTTTTCTTCGAGGAGGCATCAACCTCTTAATTCACTGTCTTCCCAGGAGGGCCTGAGCTCGCCTCTGAACTAG